One region of Etheostoma spectabile isolate EspeVRDwgs_2016 chromosome 21, UIUC_Espe_1.0, whole genome shotgun sequence genomic DNA includes:
- the foxi1 gene encoding forkhead box protein I1: MNAFGQQASNQQTSPIQHHSAQEILDMAVYCDNYGVYQQNLHHHHPQRPPTHPSSYGLGEYTSPSTNPYLWLNGPSINSSPYLSGNNGTSYIQSGYGSNQRQFLPPPTGFGAADLGWLSISSQQELFKMVRPPYSYSALIAMAIQNTQDKKLTLSQIYQYVADNFPFYKKSKAGWQNSIRHNLSLNDCFKKVARDEDDPGKGNYWTLDPNCEKMFDNGNFRRKRKRRADINGADSAALPVKSEDGPHKLSDTASLVSSSPPSLHGSPASTESKSSPSPSAEHSPCYSHFVSNVNSLLAGSGSTEGSRGGERDYGSGHLGGLSQTREGMSGLGSYSPTLISPLNSDSNRMNYYTSVQSLSNHFSVNNLIYSREGTEV, encoded by the exons ATGAACGCTTTTGGACAGCAAGCATCTAACCAGCAGACCAGCCCTATTCAGCACCACAGTGCTCAGGAGATCCTGGACATGGCCGTGTACTGCGACAACTACGGTGTGTACCAACAGAACCTCCACCACCATCACCCCCAGAGGCCGCCAACGCACCCCTCCAGCTACGGCCTCGGAGAGTACACCTCCCCGTCCACCAACCCGTACCTATGGCTGAACGGACCCAGCATCAACTCCTCTCCTTATCTTTCCGGGAACAATGGCACGTCCTATATTCAGTCTGGATACGGGTCCAACCAGAGGCAGTTTTTACCGCCTCCCACCGGGTTTGGTGCAGCAGATCTGGGCTGGCTGTCCATATCCAGCCAGCAGGAACTCTTCAAGATGGTCAGACCGCCTTACTCCTACTCAGCTCTGATAGCGATGGCCATACAGAACACCCAGGACAAAAAGCTGACTCTAAGTCAGATCTATCAGTATGTAGCTGACAACTTCCCTTTCTACAAGAAGAGCAAAGCTGGATGGCAGAATTCAATCCGCCACAACTTGTCACTCAACGACTGCTTCAAAAAAGTAGCACGGGACGAGGATGACCCCG GTAAGGGAAACTACTGGACGCTGGACCCAAACTGTGAGAAGATGTTCGACAACGGGAACTTCAGGCggaagagaaaaaggagagcTGACATAAACGGGGCTGACAGCGCCGCACTCCCCGTCAAGTCAGAGGACGGCCCGCACAAGCTCTCCGACACCGCCAGCCTCGTGAGCTCCTCGCCGCCCAGCCTGCACGGATCTCCGGCCTCCACGGAGTCCAAGTCGTCCCCGTCTCCGTCCGCGGAGCACAGCCCGTGTTACAGTCATTTCGTGTCCAACGTGAACTCGCTGCTGGCGGGCAGCGGCAGCACGGAGGGCTCCCGGGGCGGGGAGCGGGACTACGGCTCCGGGCATCTCGGGGGACTGTCTCAGACCAGAGAGGGCATGTCCGGACTGGGCTCCTACTCGCCCACTTTAATCTCTCCCCTGAACTCTGACAGCAACAGAATGAACTATTACACATCAGTACAGAGCCTCTCCAACCATTTTAGTGTTAATAACCTCATATACAGTCGGGAAGGAACGGAGGTGTAG